A genome region from Manihot esculenta cultivar AM560-2 chromosome 5, M.esculenta_v8, whole genome shotgun sequence includes the following:
- the LOC110607993 gene encoding bZIP transcription factor 44 — protein MASSSGNSSGSSQLHNSGSEEDIQMLMDQRKRKRMQSNRESARRSRQKKQQHLDKLMSQVTELRKDNNQILTSINITTQHYLNIEAENSILRAQRMELSQRLESLNEILNYINTNNIGIFENEDLQTSSAAETFMNPLNLMYLNQPIMASPEFFQY, from the coding sequence ATGGCATCCTCCAGTGGAAATTCATCAGGATCCTCTCAGCTTCACAATTCTGGGTCTGAAGAAGACATCCAGATGTTGATGGatcaaagaaaaaggaagagaatGCAATCAAATAGAGAATCAGCAAGGCGATCCAGGCAGAAAAAGCAGCAGCATCTGGATAAATTGATGTCTCAAGTGACAGAGCTGAGGAAGGACAATAACCAAATCCTCACAAGCATCAATATCACCACACAACATTACTTGAATATTGAGGCTGAGAACTCAATTTTAAGGGCTCAAAGAATGGAACTTAGCCAAAGACTTGAATCTCTAAATGAGATCCTCAATTATATCAACACAAACAACATTGGGATCTTTGAAAATGAAGATCTCCAAACAAGTTCTGCTGCTGAAACCTTCATGAATCCTCTTAATTTGATGTATCTTAACCAGCCAATCATGGCATCTCCAGAGTTCTTTCAGTATTGA